One Anolis carolinensis isolate JA03-04 chromosome 5, rAnoCar3.1.pri, whole genome shotgun sequence DNA segment encodes these proteins:
- the LOC100555013 gene encoding perilipin-3 yields the protein MASNEQVNVSSQDEVEKVEQEVQEAGQELKEAGQENVLRRVANMPLVSSTYDMAATAYSSTKDSHPYVKSILDVAEKGVKTITEVAVNTAQPILNKLEPQIATANEYASRGLDTLEEKLPILHLTADEIASSTKEMVSNAKEAIANKLSGVVDMTKDAVQTGMDATRSAISHSVSTVVESRVGQIAVSGAEAILDSAEELIDDYLPMTEEELAELARAVRNGDLVAMQHNEREEYLVRLGSLSAKFRNRAYRHSVDKLKKTRQRIQSSLAQIEQTIRLLEYMKNEAGQKLNEHQEKLRQMVLEWSKGTSDDKAEACVCVEVDLRAISMFRSMIQQLQTTFQTLTSSIQGFPSSLQDKMHQIHENTKELQASLSNTGSFQELSNVVLAQSYQTVQKAQEYMEELREYISHQTPLSWLVGPFTRSPKPPSEGDQGVRQDLL from the exons ATGGCTTCCAATGAGCAAGTGAATGTGTCCTCCCAGGATGAGGTTGAGAAAGTTGAACAGGAGGTGCAAGAAGCTGGACAGGAATTGAAGGAAGCTGGACAGGAG AATGTCTTGAGAAGAGTGGCCAACATGCCTTTGGTCAGCTCCACATATGACATGGCTGCGACAGCCTACAGCTCTACCAAGGATAGCCACCCCTATGTGAAATCCATCTTGGATGTCGCTGAGAAAGGAGTGAAGACCATAACGGAGGTGGCAGTCAATACAGCTCAGCCTATCCTGAATAAGCTAGAACCCCAGA TTGCAACAGCAAATGAGTATGCCTCTAGAGGTCTGGATACTCTGGAGGAGAAGCTACCAATTCTACATTTGACAGCAGATGAG ATTGCGTCAAGTACAAAGGAGATGGTGTCCAATGCCAAAGAGGCTATTGCCAACAAGCTATCTGGGGTTGTAGACATGACCAAAGATGCTGTGCAGACTGGCATGGATGCAACCAGGTCTGCTATCAGCCACAGTGTGTCCACTGTGGTGGAATCCAGAGTGGGCCAGATCGCTGTGAGTGGGGCTGAAGCAATACTTGACAGTGCTGAAGAACTGATCGATGACTACCTTCCCATGACGGAAGAAGAATTGG CTGAGCTTGCAAGAGCTGTAAGGAATGGTGATCTTGTGGCAATGCAGCACAATGAACGAGAAGAGTATCTAGTGCGCTTGGGCTCCCTCTCAGCCAAATTCCGCAACCGGGCCTACCGCCATTCTGTAGACAAGCTGAAAAAAACCAGGCAAAGGATCCAGAGCTCTCTGGCCCAGATTGAGCAAACTATCCGCCTG CTTGAATATATGAAGAATGAAGCTGGACAGAAGCTCAATGAGCACCAGGAGAAGCTTCGCCAGATGGTGCTAGAATGGAGCAAGGGTACCTCAGATGATAAGGCTGAAGCATGCGTCTGCGTG GAGGTAGACCTCCGTGCCATCTCAATGTTCCGGAGCATGATCCAGCAGCTGCAGACCACTTTCCAGACACTGACGTCTAGCATACAAGGATTTCCTTCCAGCTTGCAGGACAAGATGCATCAAATCCATGAAAACACCAAAGAACTCCAAGCTTCCTTATCAAACACTGGCTCCTTCCAGGAACTCTCCAACGTCGTCTTGGCCCAAAGCTATCAGACAGTGCAAAAAGCTCAAGAATATATGGAAGAGCTGCGGGAATACATCAGCCACCAAACACCCCTCTCCTGGCTTGTGGGACCTTTCACTCGGTCACCCAAGCCACCTTCTGAGGGAGACCAAGGAGTGAGGCAAGATCTGTTGTAG